One window of Helicoverpa zea isolate HzStark_Cry1AcR chromosome 12, ilHelZeax1.1, whole genome shotgun sequence genomic DNA carries:
- the LOC124635263 gene encoding RAB6-interacting golgin, which translates to MSTFSGFSEEELKRIKSGETGSNSAPQINTTNVKKLDKLGFRPKRATNQYKLPILQKHNSDDAIDDIEFDKCKLSLRSPTTPVRDITETTNDNNKENLDKNDNIKTEVNKENNTEPVNTSSNKMDDENKDTVSIDRKNSTDVTPDIVRGVDNYSADELENHKVKLEELQLRQKLMEEQNKKRKEMLAKALADRTKQTTEEVMRLEKIKKELQVLDSQFSQDVAVLRQKIDQACLSYADAEKHYLKVEKEFLQAKIHLQKEKEKKELLTEHLCALITHNETRKAQKLETLMLELATDKKVDQIEVSDVKVEEKDESPVIVDGVDERTGKMVEFTPES; encoded by the exons ATGTCTACGTTCTCCGGTTTTAGTGAAGAAGAGTTGAAACGAATCAAGTCCGGTGAAACTGGCTCAAACAGCG CTCCTCAAATAAACACAACAAATGTGAAGAAGCTAGACAAACTAGGTTTCAGACCAAAGAGAGCCACAAACCAATACAAACTGCCGATCCTACAGAAACACAACTCCGATGATGCTATCGATGACATTGAGTTCGACAAATGTAAACTCAGCCTTAGATCTCCAACAACACCGGTACGAGACATTACAGAAACTACCAATGACAATAACAAAGAGAATCTTGATAAAAACGACAACATCAAAACAGaagttaataaagaaaataatacagAACCAGTAAATACAAGTAGTAATAAAATggatgatgaaaataaagatacAGTTAGTATAGATAGGAAAAACAGCACAGATGTCACACCGGATATTGTAAGGGGTGTTGATAATTATTCAGCAGATGAACTTGAGAACCATAAGGTTAAGCTTGAAGAATTGCAGCTGAGACAGAAACTGATGGAAGAACAGAATAAGAAAAGAAAGGAGATGCTTGCTAAAGCACTGGCTGATAG GACCAAACAAACAACTGAGGAGGTGATGAGATTAGAGAAAATCAAGAAGGAACTACAAGTATTGGACAGCCAGTTCTCACAAGACGTGGCGGTGTTGAGGCAGAAGATTGACCAAGCCTGCTTGAGTTATGCTGATGCTGA AAAACATTACCTAAAAGTCGAAAAAGAGTTCCTGCAAGCGAAAATCCATTTACAAAaagagaaagaaaagaaagagttACTAACAGAACACTTATGTGCGTTAATCACACACAACGAAACTAGGAAAGCTCAGAAGTTAGAAACTTTAATGTTAGAACTAGCGACAGATAAAAAAGTCGATCAAATAGAAGTCAGTGATGTGAAAGTTGAAGAGAAAGATGAAAGTCCAGTGATAGTTGATGGTGTTGATGAACGAACTGGTAAGATGGTTGAATTTACACctgaaagttaa
- the LOC124635018 gene encoding small nuclear ribonucleoprotein F → MAAAMPINPKPFLNSLTGKSVLVKLKWGHEYKGLLVSADGYMNLQLANTEEIVDGSCTGNLGEVLIRCNNVLYVRGAEEEDEEGEMKE, encoded by the exons atggCGGCGGCTATGCCAATAAACCCTAAACCCTTCCTCAACAGTCTGACCGGTAAATCTGTGCTGGTAAAACTAAAGTGGGGCCATGAATACAAAGGTTTGCTAGTGTCTGCTGATGGATACATGAACTTGCAACTAGCTAATACTGAAGAAATCGTCGATGGATCATGTACAG GAAACCTTGGCGAAGTCCTCATTAGGTGTAACAATGTCCTGTATGTAAGAGGAGCTGAGGAGGAAGACGAGGAGGGAGAAATGAAagaataa